One region of Eupeodes corollae chromosome 1, idEupCoro1.1, whole genome shotgun sequence genomic DNA includes:
- the LOC129943151 gene encoding dentin sialophosphoprotein isoform X2, which yields MNTNSKMSSSRSSPASPRLPKFQQQTWDSQGCSGAPKSPRSPKVHQQAWESSSGVCSTAPKSPHRTMPNLPQQQPFKSPKSPRHFKNQSSLNCYETPRSPSISTYSSYSYDSASSRKFENPPRSPKITTTFANDDSDSNLSYYQTPSPISRSPKALPTLPNESPDYYMSGQMSQSPSRSPHPHQPRKFVFDTPPSSSELPSAKKFEYYEPQTPDDDDDEHHITKDLIMMDDANYGHGHSQFQHSLPMSPYKHSRHNSLKGFGKPRPKESISVLPEIDNGSDLFTYQKQDLLLADDPNRPGNNAFLKRDSCVTESTQISMDSSDTNNTSMTTATTLSSDNSGSQGPESRRNAMHGNNMSDSHFGEHYKHENQHRRLGRRHAINITSNPGYQILHSSHSTLDRTCSDSVVSLRCRKSTSDLTYDKDDISNSNSKHNGSSNNHGNNSNGVSSNNPKPRRRGSSKGGLAYLASRRNSRESMKSACSNTSIFSNDDIGPLAFQASTRGRQRRTSNFLELPVPDHVRPRVCSLPDRPYNPRLSDDLYRLRHFSISKGNVVNCGDSIISRRSRSNTSVNSTNSRASERSPFDGSCCGGGYANVDSIPPSPDTDDSEPPPPPRYRIVMLGDAGVGKTALVSQFMTSEYMHTYDASLDDEFGEKTVSVLLDDEESELVFIDHPSVEMSVENSLTTYEPHGCVVVFSVVDKTSFRIAEEIINYLWKENITKDKAVILVGNKADLARARVISTQDGKSLAASRDAKFIETSSGIQHNVDELLVGTLKQIRLKENREKKATSSRMKTSRTHISLHLAKEILQKICLSDITKSKSCENLHVL from the exons AATACAAATAGCAAAATGTCAAGTTCAAGAAGTTCGCCGGCGAGTCCCAGGTTACCGAAATTCCAGCAGCAGACTTGGGATTCACAGGGTTGTTCTGGCGCCCCGAAATCTCCCAGATCCCCAAAAGTACACCAACAGGCATGGGAATCATCATCAGGTGTTTGTTCGACAGCTCCCAAAAGCCCCCACAGAACCATGCCAAATCTACCCCAACAGCAGCCATTTAAAAGCCCAAAATCTCCAAG acatttcaaaaatcaGTCATCCCTTAATTGCTATGAAACACCTAGGAGTCCATCCATAAGCACATACAGCAGCTATAGCTATGACTCTGCCTCTAGTCGCAAATTTGAAAACCCTCCACGTAGTCCAAAGATCACAACCACTTTTGCCAATGATGATTCTGATTCTAATTTAAGTTATTACCAAACACCTTCACCGATCTCACGGAGTCCCAAAGCACTCCCAACTCTGCCAAATGAATCCCCAGATTATTATATGAGCGGCCAAATGTCCCAATCGCCCAGTCGAAGTCCACATCCACACCAACCacgtaaatttgtttttgatacacCCCCATCTTCGTCTGAGCTACCATCAG CCAAAAAATTCGAGTATTACGAACCACAGACGCcagatgatgacgacgatgagcATCACATTACCAAAGACTTGATTATGATGGACGATGCCAACTATGGTCATGGCCATTCACAATTTCAACACTCATTACCGATGTCACCATACAAACATAGCCGACACAATTCCTTGAAGGGTTTTGGCAAGCCACGACCCAAGGAGTCAATTTCGGTTCTTCCGGAAATCGACAATGGCTCGGATTTATTTACATATCAAAAGCAGGACTTGCTACTAGCCGATGATCCCAATCGGCCTGGAAATAATGCGTTTCTTAAGCGGGACTCTTGTGTCACGGAatcaactcaaatatctatgGATTCATCGGATACCAATAATACGTCTATGACAACGGCAACAACCCTTAGTTCGGATAATTCGGGAAGCCAAGGACCGGAGTCACGGCGAAATGCCATGCATGGAAATAATATGAGCGACAGTCATTTTGGTGAGCATTATAAGCATGAGAACCAGCATAGGCGTTTAGGACGCCGACATGCCATAAACATCACATCAAATCCAGGATATCAG ATATTACATAGTTCCCATTCAACTTTGGACAGAACATGCTCCGATAGTGTAGTTTCCTTACGCTGCAGAAAATCCACAAGCGATTTAACCTACGACAAAGATGACATTAGCAATTCAAATAGCAAACATAATGGAAGTTCAAATAATCATGGAAATAACAGTAATGGTGTATCATCAAATAATCCCAAGCCTCGAAGACGTGGCAGTTCCAAAGGTGGTTTGGCCTATTTAGCTTCACGTAGAAATTCACGGGAATCCATGAAGAGCGCTTGTTCGAACACTTCGATTTTTTCGAATGATGATATTGGTCCTTTGGCATTTCAGGCTTCGACACGTGGTCGTCAGAGGAGAACGTCAAATTTCTTAGAACTTCCTG ttCCAGACCATGTAAGACCAAGAGTGTGTTCCCTTCCGGATCGACCATATAATCCGCGATTGAGTGATGATTTATATCGTTTACGTCATTTCTCAATTAGCAAAGGAAATGTTGTGAATTGCGGAGATTCAATAATATCAAGAAGATCACGGAGTAATACAAGTGTTAATTCAACAAATAGCAG gGCTAGTGAGAGGTCACCATTTGACGGCTCATGTTGCGGTGGTGGCTATGCTAATGTAGATTCCATTCCACCGTCCCCAGACACTGATGACAGTGAACCACCACCTCCACCAAG atacaGAATTGTTATGTTAGGAGATGCAGGGGTAGGAAAAACTGCACTTGTGTCTCAATTCATGACCTCGGAATATATGCACACTTATGATGCAAGCTTAG ATGACGAATTTggtgaaaaaactgtcagtgTTTTATTGGACGATGAAGAATCCGAATTAGTTTTTATAGATCATCCAAGTGTTGAAATGAGT gtAGAAAATTCTTTAACTACATATGAACCTCATGGATGTGTGGTTGTATTTTCTGTGGTAGATAAAACTTCTTTTCGTATTGCAgaggaaattataaattatttatggaaagaaaatataacaaaagatAAGGCAGTGATACTTGTTGGTAATAAAGCTGATTTAGCTAGAGCCAGAGTAATATCAACTCAag ATGGTAAATCCTTAGCTGCTTCTCGAGatgcaaaatttattgaaacatCTAGTGGAATACAACACAATGTTGATGAGTTACTTGTTGGAACATTGAAACAg atCCGTCTAAAAGAAAATCGCGAAAAGAAAGCTACCTCATCAAGGATGAAAACTTCTCGAACTCACATATCTTTACACTTAGCTaaagaaattttgcaaaaaatttgcCTTAGCGATATAACTAAATCTAAGAGCTGTGAAAATCTACATGTGCTGTAG
- the LOC129943151 gene encoding uncharacterized protein LOC129943151 isoform X5 → MNTNSKMSSSRSSPASPRLPKFQQQTWDSQGCSGAPKSPRSPKVHQQAWESSSGVCSTAPKSPHRTMPNLPQQQPFKSPKSPSYYQTPSPISRSPKALPTLPNESPDYYMSGQMSQSPSRSPHPHQPRKFVFDTPPSSSELPSAKKFEYYEPQTPDDDDDEHHITKDLIMMDDANYGHGHSQFQHSLPMSPYKHSRHNSLKGFGKPRPKESISVLPEIDNGSDLFTYQKQDLLLADDPNRPGNNAFLKRDSCVTESTQISMDSSDTNNTSMTTATTLSSDNSGSQGPESRRNAMHGNNMSDSHFGEHYKHENQHRRLGRRHAINITSNPGYQILHSSHSTLDRTCSDSVVSLRCRKSTSDLTYDKDDISNSNSKHNGSSNNHGNNSNGVSSNNPKPRRRGSSKGGLAYLASRRNSRESMKSACSNTSIFSNDDIGPLAFQASTRGRQRRTSNFLELPVPDHVRPRVCSLPDRPYNPRLSDDLYRLRHFSISKGNVVNCGDSIISRRSRSNTSVNSTNSRASERSPFDGSCCGGGYANVDSIPPSPDTDDSEPPPPPRYRIVMLGDAGVGKTALVSQFMTSEYMHTYDASLVLDDEFGEKTVSVLLDDEESELVFIDHPSVEMSVENSLTTYEPHGCVVVFSVVDKTSFRIAEEIINYLWKENITKDKAVILVGNKADLARARVISTQDGKSLAASRDAKFIETSSGIQHNVDELLVGTLKQIRLKENREKKATSSRMKTSRTHISLHLAKEILQKICLSDITKSKSCENLHVL, encoded by the exons AATACAAATAGCAAAATGTCAAGTTCAAGAAGTTCGCCGGCGAGTCCCAGGTTACCGAAATTCCAGCAGCAGACTTGGGATTCACAGGGTTGTTCTGGCGCCCCGAAATCTCCCAGATCCCCAAAAGTACACCAACAGGCATGGGAATCATCATCAGGTGTTTGTTCGACAGCTCCCAAAAGCCCCCACAGAACCATGCCAAATCTACCCCAACAGCAGCCATTTAAAAGCCCAAAATCTCCAAG TTATTACCAAACACCTTCACCGATCTCACGGAGTCCCAAAGCACTCCCAACTCTGCCAAATGAATCCCCAGATTATTATATGAGCGGCCAAATGTCCCAATCGCCCAGTCGAAGTCCACATCCACACCAACCacgtaaatttgtttttgatacacCCCCATCTTCGTCTGAGCTACCATCAG CCAAAAAATTCGAGTATTACGAACCACAGACGCcagatgatgacgacgatgagcATCACATTACCAAAGACTTGATTATGATGGACGATGCCAACTATGGTCATGGCCATTCACAATTTCAACACTCATTACCGATGTCACCATACAAACATAGCCGACACAATTCCTTGAAGGGTTTTGGCAAGCCACGACCCAAGGAGTCAATTTCGGTTCTTCCGGAAATCGACAATGGCTCGGATTTATTTACATATCAAAAGCAGGACTTGCTACTAGCCGATGATCCCAATCGGCCTGGAAATAATGCGTTTCTTAAGCGGGACTCTTGTGTCACGGAatcaactcaaatatctatgGATTCATCGGATACCAATAATACGTCTATGACAACGGCAACAACCCTTAGTTCGGATAATTCGGGAAGCCAAGGACCGGAGTCACGGCGAAATGCCATGCATGGAAATAATATGAGCGACAGTCATTTTGGTGAGCATTATAAGCATGAGAACCAGCATAGGCGTTTAGGACGCCGACATGCCATAAACATCACATCAAATCCAGGATATCAG ATATTACATAGTTCCCATTCAACTTTGGACAGAACATGCTCCGATAGTGTAGTTTCCTTACGCTGCAGAAAATCCACAAGCGATTTAACCTACGACAAAGATGACATTAGCAATTCAAATAGCAAACATAATGGAAGTTCAAATAATCATGGAAATAACAGTAATGGTGTATCATCAAATAATCCCAAGCCTCGAAGACGTGGCAGTTCCAAAGGTGGTTTGGCCTATTTAGCTTCACGTAGAAATTCACGGGAATCCATGAAGAGCGCTTGTTCGAACACTTCGATTTTTTCGAATGATGATATTGGTCCTTTGGCATTTCAGGCTTCGACACGTGGTCGTCAGAGGAGAACGTCAAATTTCTTAGAACTTCCTG ttCCAGACCATGTAAGACCAAGAGTGTGTTCCCTTCCGGATCGACCATATAATCCGCGATTGAGTGATGATTTATATCGTTTACGTCATTTCTCAATTAGCAAAGGAAATGTTGTGAATTGCGGAGATTCAATAATATCAAGAAGATCACGGAGTAATACAAGTGTTAATTCAACAAATAGCAG gGCTAGTGAGAGGTCACCATTTGACGGCTCATGTTGCGGTGGTGGCTATGCTAATGTAGATTCCATTCCACCGTCCCCAGACACTGATGACAGTGAACCACCACCTCCACCAAG atacaGAATTGTTATGTTAGGAGATGCAGGGGTAGGAAAAACTGCACTTGTGTCTCAATTCATGACCTCGGAATATATGCACACTTATGATGCAAGCTTAG TTTTAGATGACGAATTTggtgaaaaaactgtcagtgTTTTATTGGACGATGAAGAATCCGAATTAGTTTTTATAGATCATCCAAGTGTTGAAATGAGT gtAGAAAATTCTTTAACTACATATGAACCTCATGGATGTGTGGTTGTATTTTCTGTGGTAGATAAAACTTCTTTTCGTATTGCAgaggaaattataaattatttatggaaagaaaatataacaaaagatAAGGCAGTGATACTTGTTGGTAATAAAGCTGATTTAGCTAGAGCCAGAGTAATATCAACTCAag ATGGTAAATCCTTAGCTGCTTCTCGAGatgcaaaatttattgaaacatCTAGTGGAATACAACACAATGTTGATGAGTTACTTGTTGGAACATTGAAACAg atCCGTCTAAAAGAAAATCGCGAAAAGAAAGCTACCTCATCAAGGATGAAAACTTCTCGAACTCACATATCTTTACACTTAGCTaaagaaattttgcaaaaaatttgcCTTAGCGATATAACTAAATCTAAGAGCTGTGAAAATCTACATGTGCTGTAG
- the LOC129943151 gene encoding dentin sialophosphoprotein isoform X4 gives MNTNSKMSSSRSSPASPRLPKFQQQTWDSQGCSGAPKSPRSPKVHQQAWESSSGVCSTAPKSPHRTMPNLPQQQPFKSPKSPRHFKNQSSLNCYETPRSPSISTYSSYSYDSASSRKFENPPRSPKITTTFANDDSDSNLSYYQTPSPISRSPKALPTLPNESPDYYMSGQMSQSPSRSPHPHQPRKFVFDTPPSSSELPSAKKFEYYEPQTPDDDDDEHHITKDLIMMDDANYGHGHSQFQHSLPMSPYKHSRHNSLKGFGKPRPKESISVLPEIDNGSDLFTYQKQDLLLADDPNRPGNNAFLKRDSCVTESTQISMDSSDTNNTSMTTATTLSSDNSGSQGPESRRNAMHGNNMSDSHFGEHYKHENQHRRLGRRHAINITSNPGYQILHSSHSTLDRTCSDSVVSLRCRKSTSDLTYDKDDISNSNSKHNGSSNNHGNNSNGVSSNNPKPRRRGSSKGGLAYLASRRNSRESMKSACSNTSIFSNDDIGPLAFQASTRGRQRRTSNFLELPVPDHVRPRVCSLPDRPYNPRLSDDLYRLRHFSISKGNVVNCGDSIISRRSRSNTSVNSTNSRYRIVMLGDAGVGKTALVSQFMTSEYMHTYDASLDDEFGEKTVSVLLDDEESELVFIDHPSVEMSVENSLTTYEPHGCVVVFSVVDKTSFRIAEEIINYLWKENITKDKAVILVGNKADLARARVISTQDGKSLAASRDAKFIETSSGIQHNVDELLVGTLKQIRLKENREKKATSSRMKTSRTHISLHLAKEILQKICLSDITKSKSCENLHVL, from the exons AATACAAATAGCAAAATGTCAAGTTCAAGAAGTTCGCCGGCGAGTCCCAGGTTACCGAAATTCCAGCAGCAGACTTGGGATTCACAGGGTTGTTCTGGCGCCCCGAAATCTCCCAGATCCCCAAAAGTACACCAACAGGCATGGGAATCATCATCAGGTGTTTGTTCGACAGCTCCCAAAAGCCCCCACAGAACCATGCCAAATCTACCCCAACAGCAGCCATTTAAAAGCCCAAAATCTCCAAG acatttcaaaaatcaGTCATCCCTTAATTGCTATGAAACACCTAGGAGTCCATCCATAAGCACATACAGCAGCTATAGCTATGACTCTGCCTCTAGTCGCAAATTTGAAAACCCTCCACGTAGTCCAAAGATCACAACCACTTTTGCCAATGATGATTCTGATTCTAATTTAAGTTATTACCAAACACCTTCACCGATCTCACGGAGTCCCAAAGCACTCCCAACTCTGCCAAATGAATCCCCAGATTATTATATGAGCGGCCAAATGTCCCAATCGCCCAGTCGAAGTCCACATCCACACCAACCacgtaaatttgtttttgatacacCCCCATCTTCGTCTGAGCTACCATCAG CCAAAAAATTCGAGTATTACGAACCACAGACGCcagatgatgacgacgatgagcATCACATTACCAAAGACTTGATTATGATGGACGATGCCAACTATGGTCATGGCCATTCACAATTTCAACACTCATTACCGATGTCACCATACAAACATAGCCGACACAATTCCTTGAAGGGTTTTGGCAAGCCACGACCCAAGGAGTCAATTTCGGTTCTTCCGGAAATCGACAATGGCTCGGATTTATTTACATATCAAAAGCAGGACTTGCTACTAGCCGATGATCCCAATCGGCCTGGAAATAATGCGTTTCTTAAGCGGGACTCTTGTGTCACGGAatcaactcaaatatctatgGATTCATCGGATACCAATAATACGTCTATGACAACGGCAACAACCCTTAGTTCGGATAATTCGGGAAGCCAAGGACCGGAGTCACGGCGAAATGCCATGCATGGAAATAATATGAGCGACAGTCATTTTGGTGAGCATTATAAGCATGAGAACCAGCATAGGCGTTTAGGACGCCGACATGCCATAAACATCACATCAAATCCAGGATATCAG ATATTACATAGTTCCCATTCAACTTTGGACAGAACATGCTCCGATAGTGTAGTTTCCTTACGCTGCAGAAAATCCACAAGCGATTTAACCTACGACAAAGATGACATTAGCAATTCAAATAGCAAACATAATGGAAGTTCAAATAATCATGGAAATAACAGTAATGGTGTATCATCAAATAATCCCAAGCCTCGAAGACGTGGCAGTTCCAAAGGTGGTTTGGCCTATTTAGCTTCACGTAGAAATTCACGGGAATCCATGAAGAGCGCTTGTTCGAACACTTCGATTTTTTCGAATGATGATATTGGTCCTTTGGCATTTCAGGCTTCGACACGTGGTCGTCAGAGGAGAACGTCAAATTTCTTAGAACTTCCTG ttCCAGACCATGTAAGACCAAGAGTGTGTTCCCTTCCGGATCGACCATATAATCCGCGATTGAGTGATGATTTATATCGTTTACGTCATTTCTCAATTAGCAAAGGAAATGTTGTGAATTGCGGAGATTCAATAATATCAAGAAGATCACGGAGTAATACAAGTGTTAATTCAACAAATAGCAG atacaGAATTGTTATGTTAGGAGATGCAGGGGTAGGAAAAACTGCACTTGTGTCTCAATTCATGACCTCGGAATATATGCACACTTATGATGCAAGCTTAG ATGACGAATTTggtgaaaaaactgtcagtgTTTTATTGGACGATGAAGAATCCGAATTAGTTTTTATAGATCATCCAAGTGTTGAAATGAGT gtAGAAAATTCTTTAACTACATATGAACCTCATGGATGTGTGGTTGTATTTTCTGTGGTAGATAAAACTTCTTTTCGTATTGCAgaggaaattataaattatttatggaaagaaaatataacaaaagatAAGGCAGTGATACTTGTTGGTAATAAAGCTGATTTAGCTAGAGCCAGAGTAATATCAACTCAag ATGGTAAATCCTTAGCTGCTTCTCGAGatgcaaaatttattgaaacatCTAGTGGAATACAACACAATGTTGATGAGTTACTTGTTGGAACATTGAAACAg atCCGTCTAAAAGAAAATCGCGAAAAGAAAGCTACCTCATCAAGGATGAAAACTTCTCGAACTCACATATCTTTACACTTAGCTaaagaaattttgcaaaaaatttgcCTTAGCGATATAACTAAATCTAAGAGCTGTGAAAATCTACATGTGCTGTAG
- the LOC129943151 gene encoding dentin sialophosphoprotein isoform X3 has protein sequence MNTNSKMSSSRSSPASPRLPKFQQQTWDSQGCSGAPKSPRSPKVHQQAWESSSGVCSTAPKSPHRTMPNLPQQQPFKSPKSPRHFKNQSSLNCYETPRSPSISTYSSYSYDSASSRKFENPPRSPKITTTFANDDSDSNLSYYQTPSPISRSPKALPTLPNESPDYYMSGQMSQSPSRSPHPHQPRKFVFDTPPSSSELPSAKKFEYYEPQTPDDDDDEHHITKDLIMMDDANYGHGHSQFQHSLPMSPYKHSRHNSLKGFGKPRPKESISVLPEIDNGSDLFTYQKQDLLLADDPNRPGNNAFLKRDSCVTESTQISMDSSDTNNTSMTTATTLSSDNSGSQGPESRRNAMHGNNMSDSHFGEHYKHENQHRRLGRRHAINITSNPGYQILHSSHSTLDRTCSDSVVSLRCRKSTSDLTYDKDDISNSNSKHNGSSNNHGNNSNGVSSNNPKPRRRGSSKGGLAYLASRRNSRESMKSACSNTSIFSNDDIGPLAFQASTRGRQRRTSNFLELPVPDHVRPRVCSLPDRPYNPRLSDDLYRLRHFSISKGNVVNCGDSIISRRSRSNTSVNSTNSRYRIVMLGDAGVGKTALVSQFMTSEYMHTYDASLVLDDEFGEKTVSVLLDDEESELVFIDHPSVEMSVENSLTTYEPHGCVVVFSVVDKTSFRIAEEIINYLWKENITKDKAVILVGNKADLARARVISTQDGKSLAASRDAKFIETSSGIQHNVDELLVGTLKQIRLKENREKKATSSRMKTSRTHISLHLAKEILQKICLSDITKSKSCENLHVL, from the exons AATACAAATAGCAAAATGTCAAGTTCAAGAAGTTCGCCGGCGAGTCCCAGGTTACCGAAATTCCAGCAGCAGACTTGGGATTCACAGGGTTGTTCTGGCGCCCCGAAATCTCCCAGATCCCCAAAAGTACACCAACAGGCATGGGAATCATCATCAGGTGTTTGTTCGACAGCTCCCAAAAGCCCCCACAGAACCATGCCAAATCTACCCCAACAGCAGCCATTTAAAAGCCCAAAATCTCCAAG acatttcaaaaatcaGTCATCCCTTAATTGCTATGAAACACCTAGGAGTCCATCCATAAGCACATACAGCAGCTATAGCTATGACTCTGCCTCTAGTCGCAAATTTGAAAACCCTCCACGTAGTCCAAAGATCACAACCACTTTTGCCAATGATGATTCTGATTCTAATTTAAGTTATTACCAAACACCTTCACCGATCTCACGGAGTCCCAAAGCACTCCCAACTCTGCCAAATGAATCCCCAGATTATTATATGAGCGGCCAAATGTCCCAATCGCCCAGTCGAAGTCCACATCCACACCAACCacgtaaatttgtttttgatacacCCCCATCTTCGTCTGAGCTACCATCAG CCAAAAAATTCGAGTATTACGAACCACAGACGCcagatgatgacgacgatgagcATCACATTACCAAAGACTTGATTATGATGGACGATGCCAACTATGGTCATGGCCATTCACAATTTCAACACTCATTACCGATGTCACCATACAAACATAGCCGACACAATTCCTTGAAGGGTTTTGGCAAGCCACGACCCAAGGAGTCAATTTCGGTTCTTCCGGAAATCGACAATGGCTCGGATTTATTTACATATCAAAAGCAGGACTTGCTACTAGCCGATGATCCCAATCGGCCTGGAAATAATGCGTTTCTTAAGCGGGACTCTTGTGTCACGGAatcaactcaaatatctatgGATTCATCGGATACCAATAATACGTCTATGACAACGGCAACAACCCTTAGTTCGGATAATTCGGGAAGCCAAGGACCGGAGTCACGGCGAAATGCCATGCATGGAAATAATATGAGCGACAGTCATTTTGGTGAGCATTATAAGCATGAGAACCAGCATAGGCGTTTAGGACGCCGACATGCCATAAACATCACATCAAATCCAGGATATCAG ATATTACATAGTTCCCATTCAACTTTGGACAGAACATGCTCCGATAGTGTAGTTTCCTTACGCTGCAGAAAATCCACAAGCGATTTAACCTACGACAAAGATGACATTAGCAATTCAAATAGCAAACATAATGGAAGTTCAAATAATCATGGAAATAACAGTAATGGTGTATCATCAAATAATCCCAAGCCTCGAAGACGTGGCAGTTCCAAAGGTGGTTTGGCCTATTTAGCTTCACGTAGAAATTCACGGGAATCCATGAAGAGCGCTTGTTCGAACACTTCGATTTTTTCGAATGATGATATTGGTCCTTTGGCATTTCAGGCTTCGACACGTGGTCGTCAGAGGAGAACGTCAAATTTCTTAGAACTTCCTG ttCCAGACCATGTAAGACCAAGAGTGTGTTCCCTTCCGGATCGACCATATAATCCGCGATTGAGTGATGATTTATATCGTTTACGTCATTTCTCAATTAGCAAAGGAAATGTTGTGAATTGCGGAGATTCAATAATATCAAGAAGATCACGGAGTAATACAAGTGTTAATTCAACAAATAGCAG atacaGAATTGTTATGTTAGGAGATGCAGGGGTAGGAAAAACTGCACTTGTGTCTCAATTCATGACCTCGGAATATATGCACACTTATGATGCAAGCTTAG TTTTAGATGACGAATTTggtgaaaaaactgtcagtgTTTTATTGGACGATGAAGAATCCGAATTAGTTTTTATAGATCATCCAAGTGTTGAAATGAGT gtAGAAAATTCTTTAACTACATATGAACCTCATGGATGTGTGGTTGTATTTTCTGTGGTAGATAAAACTTCTTTTCGTATTGCAgaggaaattataaattatttatggaaagaaaatataacaaaagatAAGGCAGTGATACTTGTTGGTAATAAAGCTGATTTAGCTAGAGCCAGAGTAATATCAACTCAag ATGGTAAATCCTTAGCTGCTTCTCGAGatgcaaaatttattgaaacatCTAGTGGAATACAACACAATGTTGATGAGTTACTTGTTGGAACATTGAAACAg atCCGTCTAAAAGAAAATCGCGAAAAGAAAGCTACCTCATCAAGGATGAAAACTTCTCGAACTCACATATCTTTACACTTAGCTaaagaaattttgcaaaaaatttgcCTTAGCGATATAACTAAATCTAAGAGCTGTGAAAATCTACATGTGCTGTAG